The genomic interval TGGCGTTGCTTCAGATATATCTAAATGGATGGCGTCTCTTCGAAACTGAGGGGCGTTGTCGTTCATATCTAAAATCTCTAGTTCTATATTAAAAATTCGTAGAGGATTTTCTAATGCAGCTTCCAGTCTGAGATAGCAAGACGACTTTGCAGGACAAATATTTTCCCTGTCAATCTTCTCAACAATATACAGTTCACCAGTGTCTTTGTTCACATCCAGATATTTCTTATTTGCAATAATGTCCAGACGCATCTTCCTCTGATTCAGTGTTTTAACATCCAGGCTGAGATCAGTAGCAAGATTAGCAACAACAGATCCTTCTTTCATCTCCTCCGGTATTGAATAATGAGTCATTGAAGTCGATATGTTGTGAACGAAGGAAAAAATAATAGCGAGCAGCACATACCTTTTGCAAGACTGCATTGTTACAAAGGACCCCATTGTTGTGTGATGGTTCACCGCAGTTCACCCGATAAAACGTACGTTTCCAGTGATATTGAATTCTGCTGTAAGAACCTTGATCCCGAACAGATTCACATCATTTTAATCCCGATGTTGTTTCGGCGTTATAAAAAGGACGAGTGCGTTTTCGGAGCGGagtttcagcaccacggagcTGTCCGGCTGTTTCACGATCTGCCCTGATGACAACGATTCACTGTCATGGCGTTTATGAGCTGGcattttaataacaaaacagCGCCACCTTTTAGGTTTTATGGGATACTTTTAACTGCTTGTAACATGGTGTATTATAAGGATTCGTTTATTGATGTCAATGTGAGTTTAAATTGATTATCCCTGACAAGAATAATCAGATTTTATCGacactatttattttatattaattattgaaGCTTAATGACCTCAAAAATTCGACAAAGTCAAACGAAATGTCACTCTATAgtgataaatgataaatataaaagCCAATGTGGATATTTGACTCTTACCTGCAGAGTGGAAGCTGCTGAGCCACTAGTGTCTGTCAGTCCTGTGCCTCTTGGTAAACTGGACACGATGTATCTGGAGCCCTTTGGCACAGGCTGTCTCACCACCATCTTTCCTTTCCTGGTCTCTGCTAGAAACAGACTGTACCAGTAGGCATCGTTGGAGACCAGAGTGGAATCTGCGATGGTGGAGTTCCTCTCACTGATCACACTGTTCCTGCAGGGAGGAGCCGCTTTGCTGGGCTTGGGTTTCTGACACTTGAGCACGATGGTGACCAGTATGGTGATGAGCAGGAGAAATGACACCGAGCCCAGACCGATGACCAGATACAGGTTGAGGTCTGAGAAGATGTCATATTCTAGAGGCACCTCAGTCATGTCAGAGTAGGCCTTAACGGCGGTCTCCATTGTGGACAGCTTGATGGTGACTGTAGCAGAGAGAGCGGGCTCCCCGTTGTCCTTGGCAATAACAACCAGTCTCTGGTGACGCGGATCTCTGTAACTGAACATCCTCATAGTCCGGATCTCTCCGTTGTACTGGTCCAGACTGAACAAGGTGGCGTCAGTCACCTGTAGAAACTGGTAGGTAATCCGAGAGTTGTGCACCGAGTCGGTGTCCAAGGCTATCACCTTGGCAACCAGAGAGCCTTTATCGGTGGATCTGGGGATCTTCTCCTCCACCACCGAGCCGTGCGCGCGCCACGGAGAGACAATAACCGGAGCGTTGTCGTTCTGGTCCACAATGATGATGTGGACCGTCACGTTACTGCTGAGTGGAGGAGAGCCAGAGTCTCTGGCCTCGATGTGGAAAAGAAACTCCTTCTCGATCTCATAGTCAAAAGTTTTTAGTGCGTAAAGATTGCCGTTCTCTGGATTGATGGAGAACAGCATGGACATGGAGGTGTTGGCTATCTCCTTCTCTAGGATGAAATAAACTAGATACTGGTTTTCATGGAGGTCAGGGTCAAACGCAGTGAGTGAACTGAGCAAGGCTCCAGGTGCGTTATTCTCCATTACACGTATAGTATAAAATGACTGAGGGAACTGTGGAACATTGTCATTAACATCCAGCAGCTCTAACGTCATAGTTTCATTGTCAGATAAAGGAGGAGAACCTCTGTCTGTCACAGTGAACGTGATGTCATATTCTGGAACCTTCTCACGGTCTAATGGCTCTGACACTACTAATTCATAATAGTTATCAGAGGATTCCCTCAGTTTGAAAGGCATATTATCTGGAATATGAAGATCAACCACTCCATTGTCTCCTGAGTCTTTATCACTGACACTAACTACAGCTATCACTGTGTCTAATTCTatgttttcattgactggaCTCTGAAATGATCTAATAGATATTTCTGGGTGGTTGTCGTTCATGTCTTCAACCAGAATCTTAACAGTACATTGACTTGATAAACTATTGGCTCCTTTATCAGTTACTATAACTTCCATATCATAAATCCTGAAATCCTCATAGTTTAACATTCCTTTAACAGTAATTTCACCAGTGGAAGGATTCAGATTAAATGTTTCCTGTGTTTTCTCTGACGTATATAAACTATATGAATATGTTATATCAGAATTTGATCCCTCGTCTAAATCTGTTGCATTAAGATGAACAACAAGGCTTCCAATGGGAGAATTTTCCATTATCTCTATGTTATAACTGACTTTGTCAAAAGCAGGTGCGTTATCATTTGTGTCCAAAACCCGAACAATAACACTTGCAGTGCCAGATCGAGCAGGTATGCCTCCATCTACAGCTGTGAGTATTAAATTATGAACAGCCTGCTGCTCTCGATCTAAAGCCTTTGTTAAGATTAATTCGGCAAATCTCGACCCATCTCTTCCAGTCTGAACTTCAATATTAAAATGTTCACTTTCACTCAGATGGTACGTTTTCACGGAATTGCTTCCAACATCAGGATCAACTGCATTACTGAGAGAGAATCTCTCTCCTTTTGGCGTTGCTTCAGAAATATCTAAATGTATAACGTCTCTCCGAAATTGAGGGGCGTTGTCGTTCATATCCAAAATTTCTACTTCTATATTAAATATGCGTACTGGGTTTTCTAGTATTGCTTCCAGTTTGAGATAGCAAGACGACTTTGCAAGACAAATATTTTCCCTGTCAATCTTCTCAACAATATACAGTTCACCAGTCTCTTTGTTCACATCCAGATATTTCTTATTTGTAGTGATGTCCAGACGCATCTTCCTCTGATTCAGTGTTTTAACATCCAGACTGAGATCGGTAGCAAGATTAGCGACAACAGATCCTTCTTTCATCTCCTCCGGTATTGAATAATGAGTCATTGAAGTCGATATGTTGTGAACGAAGGAAAAAAGAATAGCGAGCAGCACGTACCTTTTCCAGGACTGCATTGTTACAAAGGACCCCATTGTTGTGTGATGGTTCACCGCAGTTCAGCCAATATGATGTACGTCCCAGTGATATTCAAATCTTCATTTTCATTTACGGACGTGATTTCAAGCATATTCATATAAATTGAATTCCAATGATATATCACCGCACAAAAAGGGCGATCGCGTTTTTGCCGTTTcgtttcagcaccacggagcTGTCCGCTTTCCTCTATCTGCCCTACTGACAACGAATCACAGTCATGGCAGTTTTTGcctgtttttttcttaagaGAACAGCGCCACCTTTTGCATTTTGAAACGATTTGTGTTTAACATTAAGCATAAAAATTTATTTTAGATCTCACATATGGATTTAAAATTTCCTATTTTGTGCAGATACTGCTTAAAAGAATCATTAAGCTGAACATTTGTAATGTCAAAATATCTATgatgtgaaataaaatgttgattaatgatAAATTCAAAACCAAATGCACATTGGATTCTTACCTGCAGGGTGGAAGCTGCTGAGCCACTAGTGTCTGTCAGTCCTGTGCCTCTTGGTAAACTGGACACGATGTATCTGGAGCCCTTTGGCACTGGCTGTCTCACCACCATCTTTCCTTTCCTGGTCTCAGCTAGAAACAGACTGTACCAGTAGGCATCGTTGGAGACCAGAGTGGAATCTGCGATGGTGGAGTTCCTCTCACTGATCACACTGTTCCTGCAGGGAGGAGCCGCTTTGCTGGGCTTGGGTTTCTGACACTTGAGCACGATGGTGACCAGTATGGTGATGAGCAGGAGAAATGACACCGAGCCCAGACCGATGACCAGATATAGGTTGAGGTCGGAGAAGATGTCATATTCTAGAGGCACCTCAGTCATGTCAGAGTAGGCCTTAACGGCGGTCTCCATTGTGGACAGCTTGATGGTGACTGTAGCAGAGAGAGCGGGCTCCCCATTGTCCTTGGCAACAACAACCAGTCTCTGGTGACGCGGATCTCTGTAACTGAACATCCTCATAGTCCGGATCTCTCCGTTGTACTGGTCCAGACTGAACAAGGTGGCGTCAGTCACCTGTAGAAACTGGTAGGTAATCCGAGAGTTGTGCACCGAGTCGGTGTCCAAGGCTATCACCTTGGAAACCAGAGAGCCTTTATCGGTGGATCTGGGGATCTTCTCCTCCACCACCGAGCCGTGCGCGCGCCACGGAGAGACAATAACCGGAGCGTTGTCGTTCTGGTCCACAATGATGATGTGGACCGTCACGTTACTGCTGAGTGGAGGAGAGCCAGAGTCTCTGGCCTCGATGTGGAAAAGAAACTCCTTCTCGATCTCATAGTCAAAAGTTTTTAGTGCGTAAAGATTGCCGTTCTCTGGATTGATGGAGAACAGCATGGACATGGAGGTGTTGGCTATCTCCTTCTCTAGGATGAAATAAACTAGATACTGGTTTTCATGGAGGTCAGGGTCAAACGCAGTGAGTGAACTGATCAAGGCTCCAGGTGCGTTATTCTCCATTACACGTATGGTGTTAAATGACTGAGGGAACTGTGGCGCGTTGTCGTTGACATCCAATAGATGCACAGTTATTGTCTCATTATCAGATAAAGACGGCGTTCCTGCGTCTGTCACAATCAGTGTGATGTCATATTCAGGTACCGACTCACGATCCAAAGGTTCAGACACTATGAGCTTGTAATGCATAGGTGTGTCTGATGACTTGTTAAGAATAAAGGGCATGGGCTGATTTATGGATAAAGTTACGTTTCCATTATCGCCAGTGTCTCTGTCACTTATGCCTACCAGAGCAATGACACTTCCTACTGGGATGTTTTCATCCACTGTGTTTTTAACAGACTGTATGGTGATTTCTGGATAATTGTCATTCATGTCCGTCACGTGGACGACTACTTTACACTGACCCAGCAAGGGATGCGTCCCTTTGTCTTTTGCCTCAATGTGCATCTCATAAAATTTCATATCTTCATAGTCAATAGTGCCCTTCACAGTTATCTCCCCTGTGTTTGGATTCAATGCAAATACATCTTGTGTTTTTTCTGACGTGTAAAGCGTGAACGAGTACTCTATCTCTGAATTCAGACCCTCGTCAAGATCTGTAGCGTTTAGTTTCATCACTAATGTTCCAATCAGGGAATTTTCTGTCATATTTACTACATAAGTCTGCTTGTCAAACCGAGGAGGGTTATCGTTTGTATCCTGTACTCTAACAATAATATTGGCGGTGCCAGAGCGCACAGGGACccctccgtccacagcagtcaGGATTAAATTATGAACAGCATTCTCCTCTCTGTCTAAAGATTTACTCAACACCAAATCAACATACTGAGTTCCATCACTGCCCGTCTGAATTTCGATGGTGAAATGTTCACTAACACTGAGCTTGTatgttttaattgtatttatgcCAACATCTGGATCCACACCATTAGGCAGAGAGAATCTCTCTCCAGGTGTGGCCGATTCTGAAACGTCGAGCTCGACTCTGTCTCGTCGAAAATGTGGAGCGTTATCATTTATGTCCGTTATTCCAAGTTCAATGTTGAAGATGCGTAAAGGGCTTTCTATGATAACATCAAGCTTTAGAAAACAGGAGGTTGAGGTTGTTTTCGTCGGACAAAGATATTCCCTGTCCATCTTTTCCACGATAATCAACTCCCCTGTCTTTTTATTGACATCTAGATATTTCTTGTTATGAAAAATATCAAGTTTTACCTCTCGCTCTGCCAAACCTCCAGGCTCAAGTCCCAAATCCGCAGCGAGATTAGCCACAACAGAGCCCCTTTCCATCTCCTCGGCTATGGAGTATCGTGTCACAGACAAAGCGCTGGACCATACTGCAGACAAGACAAAGACACTGGACCAAAAATTCATCCTTTCCTCCGTAGAAAAAAATACTCCAGATTCTAAAatcgtgtgttttttttttttatttttaagatcagaaaaaaatgtcttagGATCGTGTCGtcaattcaaaaataaaaagcatatCTTCCAGAGAGCTGTGTCCCACACCCTTTACAAATGGGTGTGTCATGACTACCAGGAGAGAGATGTGTTATTCGTTAATGGTCAACAGTGACACCATGTGACAGAGACTGCACATAGTGCTGCAGCTGTGCAGTTAGAAAAAGCTTTTTTGGCCAAGAACTGgtcaaaatatattttcacaGGACAGTGACATGTAgcagtttttaatattttagattttttctttcttcttttttgcaCTTTCTGAGAATAACAGGTTTTGTTTAAAGGCATGCTATAATGCACTGTATTTTATCTTGTTGCAATGGATTGCATAATATGCTGCAATATTTCTGCAGAATAAATCCTACCCAAGAGTAAAACCATGTCAGTTACTATGGGATATGAGGGATCATAACAGAAATTAAGTTGCTGCGTCAATTTACAGATAGTCTGCTACAACTACATCCTTCACATGTCATTGATGGCCTATTCAAAGACCCTCACACTCATCTTCAACACTTTGCTGATGCTTATTTGCTGTTGTTATTAAGAAAATATTTACATAGGCCTCAGTTTGTTTTCTATCTTATTTTGATGCAGCAAGATTGTATTGCCATCTTAATTAGCTATTTGAGGCTGCCTGACTGAATTATGTGATATTATATAGTTTTAAATCTTGACAGGCTGATTAGAAACTAAGGTTACATATTGTATCCTTTGTTCTATAAGGACAGGtggagccctctactggactctatggataatactctcctccaatcacgagCATGCATTCGCCCACTGAAAATTTGCATAAGCGTAGCCTGCCAGTCAGGACATGCTTACCTGATTACGTCCAGATCACACAGTATATTCGGCAGCATCTGTCATCCTACACTCTCTTCAGCGAGCGGTGCAGGAGCGACAGGGCCCCCTTGGTAGAGGGCTCCAATATCGTAAACTTggttctaactcacacaggctcagctctctactggactctatggatACAGTGGGTGGAGCCCGATGAATGCACGCCCTGCTGTGACATAACATCGACCCAACCACACTGATCCTGACAGGCTAGAGGTCAGTTGCCACAGCTCACCTACTTCTTTATAACTATAGGCCGCCATAGCAA from Sebastes fasciatus isolate fSebFas1 chromosome 10, fSebFas1.pri, whole genome shotgun sequence carries:
- the LOC141775503 gene encoding protocadherin alpha-C2-like, whose protein sequence is MGSFVTMQSWKRYVLLAILFSFVHNISTSMTHYSIPEEMKEGSVVANLATDLSLDVKTLNQRKMRLDITTNKKYLDVNKETGELYIVEKIDRENICLAKSSCYLKLEAILENPVRIFNIEVEILDMNDNAPQFRRDVIHLDISEATPKGERFSLSNAVDPDVGSNSVKTYHLSESEHFNIEVQTGRDGSRFAELILTKALDREQQAVHNLILTAVDGGIPARSGTASVIVRVLDTNDNAPAFDKVSYNIEIMENSPIGSLVVHLNATDLDEGSNSDITYSYSLYTSEKTQETFNLNPSTGEITVKGMLNYEDFRIYDMEVIVTDKGANSLSSQCTVKILVEDMNDNHPEISIRSFQSPVNENIELDTVIAVVSVSDKDSGDNGVVDLHIPDNMPFKLRESSDNYYELVVSEPLDREKVPEYDITFTVTDRGSPPLSDNETMTLELLDVNDNVPQFPQSFYTIRVMENNAPGALLSSLTAFDPDLHENQYLVYFILEKEIANTSMSMLFSINPENGNLYALKTFDYEIEKEFLFHIEARDSGSPPLSSNVTVHIIIVDQNDNAPVIVSPWRAHGSVVEEKIPRSTDKGSLVAKVIALDTDSVHNSRITYQFLQVTDATLFSLDQYNGEIRTMRMFSYRDPRHQRLVVIAKDNGEPALSATVTIKLSTMETAVKAYSDMTEVPLEYDIFSDLNLYLVIGLGSVSFLLLITILVTIVLKCQKPKPSKAAPPCRNSVISERNSTIADSTLVSNDAYWYSLFLAETRKGKMVVRQPVPKGSRYIVSSLPRGTGLTDTSGSAASTLQVRVKYPHWLLYLSFITIE